A genomic region of Xiphophorus couchianus chromosome 18, X_couchianus-1.0, whole genome shotgun sequence contains the following coding sequences:
- the dhx40 gene encoding probable ATP-dependent RNA helicase DHX40 isoform X1: MSKQTRWTPKDCEPKQLPIYQHKNKLIQAVRSSTFLIVTGETGSGKTTQLPQYLHQAGFCKDGKIGVTQPRRVAAITVAQRVAQEMKCTLGREIGYQVRFDDCTSQDTVLKYMTDGCLLREVLADPVLSQYSVVILDEVHERSLNTDILLGLLKKVFSNPREAMKGRSFPLKVVVMSATLETDKLSSFFNNCPVFEIPGRVFPVASMFGTAVGPKDVESTFYVKEVVKVALDVHTSEEAGDILVFLTGQSEIEHACDMLFEKAENIDYRYDVQDRTVEGLLILPLYGSMPTDQQRQIFQAPPPGIRKCVVATNIAATSLTINGIKYIVDSGFVKQLNHNSRVGMDVLEVVPISKSEAQQRAGRAGRTSAGKCFRIYTKGFWEKCMPEYTIPEIQRTSLTAVILTLKCLGVHDVIRFPYLDCPEERFILEALKQLYQFDAIDRRGRVTKLGELMVEFPLHPGLTRALLKAASLGCQDLLLPVAAMLSVENIFIRPGQPDKQKEAAKQHRELAAKTGSMNDFATLLSVFNACKSSDRPSGWCKENWIHWRALKSAFSVETQLREILLRLQQRRDFPFETFDGNKSELFRRCLCAGYFTNVARRSVGKVFCTMDGHGSMVHIHPSSSLFEQDVELNWVIFHDVLVTSKMYIRTVCLIRYEWVKDLLPKLHEVDVYELSSVARQEVTEDEMVKWESREAAKRQQEASAEDVMKKLEKRNNEATVSEARARYLQRKQQRQQNKAL; this comes from the exons ATGTCCAAACAAACGAGATGGACTCCAAAAGACTGCGAGCCGAAGCAGCTGCCAATATACCAGCACAAAAACAAGCTGATTCAGGCGGTCAGAAGCAGCACTTTCCTCATAGTGACCGGAGAGACTGGAAGCGGGAAAACCACACAGCTCCCTCAGTACCTGCATCAGGCAG GTTTTTGTAAGGACGGTAAGATTGGCGTCACCCAGCCTCGTCGTGTGGCTGCCATCACCGTGGCTCAGAGGGTCGCTCAGGAGATGAAGTGCACTCTGGGCAGAGAGATTGGATACCAAGTGCGATTTGATGACTGCACATCACAA GACACTGTGCTGAAATACATGACAGACGGATGTTTGCTCCGAGAAGTCCTGGCAGATCCGGTGCTTTCCCAGTACAGCGTTGTAATACTGGATGAAGTCCATGAACGCAGTCTGAATACG GACATTCTTTTGGGTTtattaaaaaaggttttctctaACCCCCGTGAGGCCATGAAGGGACGATCCTTTCCCCTTAAAGTGGTGGTGATGTCCGCCACGTTGGAAACCGAtaaactttcttctttcttcaacAATTGTCCGGTCTTTGAAATTCCTGGGAGGGTTTTCCCTGTGGCATCCATGTTTGGTACGGCTGTAGGTCCAAAAGATGTTGAAAGCACCTTTTATGTCAAAGAG GTGGTGAAAGTGGCCCTGGACGTGCACACCAGTGAAGAGGCTGGGGATATTCTGGTGTTTTTGACTG GCCAGTCAGAGATCGAGCATGCCTGTGACATGTTGTTcgaaaaagctgaaaatatagACTATCGCTACGACGTGCAGGACCGGACCGTGGAGGGTCTTCTCATTTTACCTCTTTACGGATCCATGCCCACTG ATCAGCAAAGGCAGATCTTTCAGGCTCCTCCTCCAGGAATCAGAAAGTGTGTGGTAGCAACAAACATTGCAGCAACATCCCTCACCATCAATGGTATTAA GTACATCGTAGACAGCGGCTTCGTGAAGCAGCTCAATCACAACTCCAGGGTGGGCATGGACGTGTTGGAGGTCGTGCCGATTTCAAA GAGCGAGGCTCAACAGAGAGCGGGCCGAGCTGGGAGAACCTCAGCTGGGAAGTGCTTTCGAATCTATACCAAGGGATTCTGGGAGAAATGCATGCCGGAATACACGATTCCTGAAATTCAGAGGACGAGTCTGACCGCTGTGATCCTCACACTGAAATGTCTCGGTGTTCATGATGTTATCAG GTTTCCTTATCTGGACTGTCCTGAGGAAAGGTTTATTCTTGAAGCGCTAAAACAGCTCTACCAGTTTGATGCAATAGACAG GAGAGGCAGGGTGACGAAGCTCGGGGAGCTTATGGTGGAGTTCCCGCTGCACCCGGGTCTCACCAGGGCTCTGCTTAAAGCCGCCTCACTGGGCTGCCAGGACCTGCTGCTCCCTGTGGCGGCCATGCTGTCTGTGGAGAACATCTTCATCAGGCCAG GTCAACCTGACAAGCAAAAAGAGGCAGCGAAGCAGCATAGAGAACTGGCTGCTAAAACCGGCAGCATGAACGATTTTGCCACTCTTCTTAGTGTGTTTAACGCCTGCAAATCCAG TGACAGGCCATCAGGCTGGTGCAAGGAGAACTGGATCCATTGGAGGGCGCTGAAGTCAGCTTTTAGTGTGGAGACTCAGCTGAGAGAGATCCTCCTCCGCCTCCAGCAG aGGAGAGATTTTCCTTTTGAAACTTTTGACGGGAATAAAAGTGAACTCTTCAGACGGTGCCTTTGCGCCGGATACTTCACCAATGTTGCCAGAAG GTCTGTTGGAAAAGTGTTTTGCACAATGGACGGCCACGGATCTATGGTTCACATCCATCCGTCATCATCA TTGTTTGAGCAGGACGTCGAGCTGAACTGGGTCATCTTCCATGATGTGCTGGTGACCTCCAAGATGTACATCAGGACGGTGTGTCTTATTCGCTATGAGTGGGTTAAAGATTTATTACCCAAACTCCATGAAGTGGACGTGTATGAGCTGAGCAGTGTGGCAAGACAAGAAGTTACGGAAGACGAGATGGTGAAATGGGAGAGCAGAGAAGCGGCGAAAAGACAACAAG AGGCTTCTGCTGAAGATGTCATGAAGAAACTGGAGAAACGCAACAATGAGGCCACAGTCAGCGAGGCTCGAGCTCGCTACCTGCAAAGGAAGCAACAAAGACAGCAAAATAAAGCTCTCTGA
- the dhx40 gene encoding probable ATP-dependent RNA helicase DHX40 isoform X2, giving the protein MKCTLGREIGYQVRFDDCTSQDTVLKYMTDGCLLREVLADPVLSQYSVVILDEVHERSLNTDILLGLLKKVFSNPREAMKGRSFPLKVVVMSATLETDKLSSFFNNCPVFEIPGRVFPVASMFGTAVGPKDVESTFYVKEVVKVALDVHTSEEAGDILVFLTGQSEIEHACDMLFEKAENIDYRYDVQDRTVEGLLILPLYGSMPTDQQRQIFQAPPPGIRKCVVATNIAATSLTINGIKYIVDSGFVKQLNHNSRVGMDVLEVVPISKSEAQQRAGRAGRTSAGKCFRIYTKGFWEKCMPEYTIPEIQRTSLTAVILTLKCLGVHDVIRFPYLDCPEERFILEALKQLYQFDAIDRRGRVTKLGELMVEFPLHPGLTRALLKAASLGCQDLLLPVAAMLSVENIFIRPGQPDKQKEAAKQHRELAAKTGSMNDFATLLSVFNACKSSDRPSGWCKENWIHWRALKSAFSVETQLREILLRLQQRRDFPFETFDGNKSELFRRCLCAGYFTNVARRSVGKVFCTMDGHGSMVHIHPSSSLFEQDVELNWVIFHDVLVTSKMYIRTVCLIRYEWVKDLLPKLHEVDVYELSSVARQEVTEDEMVKWESREAAKRQQEASAEDVMKKLEKRNNEATVSEARARYLQRKQQRQQNKAL; this is encoded by the exons ATGAAGTGCACTCTGGGCAGAGAGATTGGATACCAAGTGCGATTTGATGACTGCACATCACAA GACACTGTGCTGAAATACATGACAGACGGATGTTTGCTCCGAGAAGTCCTGGCAGATCCGGTGCTTTCCCAGTACAGCGTTGTAATACTGGATGAAGTCCATGAACGCAGTCTGAATACG GACATTCTTTTGGGTTtattaaaaaaggttttctctaACCCCCGTGAGGCCATGAAGGGACGATCCTTTCCCCTTAAAGTGGTGGTGATGTCCGCCACGTTGGAAACCGAtaaactttcttctttcttcaacAATTGTCCGGTCTTTGAAATTCCTGGGAGGGTTTTCCCTGTGGCATCCATGTTTGGTACGGCTGTAGGTCCAAAAGATGTTGAAAGCACCTTTTATGTCAAAGAG GTGGTGAAAGTGGCCCTGGACGTGCACACCAGTGAAGAGGCTGGGGATATTCTGGTGTTTTTGACTG GCCAGTCAGAGATCGAGCATGCCTGTGACATGTTGTTcgaaaaagctgaaaatatagACTATCGCTACGACGTGCAGGACCGGACCGTGGAGGGTCTTCTCATTTTACCTCTTTACGGATCCATGCCCACTG ATCAGCAAAGGCAGATCTTTCAGGCTCCTCCTCCAGGAATCAGAAAGTGTGTGGTAGCAACAAACATTGCAGCAACATCCCTCACCATCAATGGTATTAA GTACATCGTAGACAGCGGCTTCGTGAAGCAGCTCAATCACAACTCCAGGGTGGGCATGGACGTGTTGGAGGTCGTGCCGATTTCAAA GAGCGAGGCTCAACAGAGAGCGGGCCGAGCTGGGAGAACCTCAGCTGGGAAGTGCTTTCGAATCTATACCAAGGGATTCTGGGAGAAATGCATGCCGGAATACACGATTCCTGAAATTCAGAGGACGAGTCTGACCGCTGTGATCCTCACACTGAAATGTCTCGGTGTTCATGATGTTATCAG GTTTCCTTATCTGGACTGTCCTGAGGAAAGGTTTATTCTTGAAGCGCTAAAACAGCTCTACCAGTTTGATGCAATAGACAG GAGAGGCAGGGTGACGAAGCTCGGGGAGCTTATGGTGGAGTTCCCGCTGCACCCGGGTCTCACCAGGGCTCTGCTTAAAGCCGCCTCACTGGGCTGCCAGGACCTGCTGCTCCCTGTGGCGGCCATGCTGTCTGTGGAGAACATCTTCATCAGGCCAG GTCAACCTGACAAGCAAAAAGAGGCAGCGAAGCAGCATAGAGAACTGGCTGCTAAAACCGGCAGCATGAACGATTTTGCCACTCTTCTTAGTGTGTTTAACGCCTGCAAATCCAG TGACAGGCCATCAGGCTGGTGCAAGGAGAACTGGATCCATTGGAGGGCGCTGAAGTCAGCTTTTAGTGTGGAGACTCAGCTGAGAGAGATCCTCCTCCGCCTCCAGCAG aGGAGAGATTTTCCTTTTGAAACTTTTGACGGGAATAAAAGTGAACTCTTCAGACGGTGCCTTTGCGCCGGATACTTCACCAATGTTGCCAGAAG GTCTGTTGGAAAAGTGTTTTGCACAATGGACGGCCACGGATCTATGGTTCACATCCATCCGTCATCATCA TTGTTTGAGCAGGACGTCGAGCTGAACTGGGTCATCTTCCATGATGTGCTGGTGACCTCCAAGATGTACATCAGGACGGTGTGTCTTATTCGCTATGAGTGGGTTAAAGATTTATTACCCAAACTCCATGAAGTGGACGTGTATGAGCTGAGCAGTGTGGCAAGACAAGAAGTTACGGAAGACGAGATGGTGAAATGGGAGAGCAGAGAAGCGGCGAAAAGACAACAAG AGGCTTCTGCTGAAGATGTCATGAAGAAACTGGAGAAACGCAACAATGAGGCCACAGTCAGCGAGGCTCGAGCTCGCTACCTGCAAAGGAAGCAACAAAGACAGCAAAATAAAGCTCTCTGA